One Halostella salina genomic region harbors:
- a CDS encoding ABC transporter substrate-binding protein: MNVVTLLPSATEVVYALGIEPVGVSHECDYPPAATELPSMNRSRVDPEASSAAINEQVVEAERGDGVYEIDVAALDAADPDLVVTQGICDVCAVDEILVERAVEEIDANPEILASDPHSLADLYDDVRRVGEATGRTERAAELVDSLQSRVAAVEARAAETAERPRVAVLDWMEPPMVAGHWVPELVEIAGGEYGLAERGERSRPREFTEVAAYDPEVLVAAPCGFGLDRTTANAAELTDRDEWDEVTAVREGRAYAMDGNHYMNRPGPRLVDTLEHLAGLLHPEAFDRPPADVATAFPAAAPRR; the protein is encoded by the coding sequence ATGAACGTCGTTACGCTGCTCCCGTCCGCCACCGAGGTCGTCTACGCGCTCGGCATCGAGCCGGTCGGCGTCTCCCACGAGTGCGACTACCCACCGGCGGCGACCGAACTGCCGTCGATGAACCGGTCGCGGGTCGACCCCGAGGCCAGCAGCGCGGCGATAAACGAACAGGTCGTCGAGGCCGAGCGCGGCGACGGCGTGTACGAGATCGATGTCGCGGCGCTCGACGCCGCCGACCCGGACCTCGTCGTCACCCAGGGTATCTGCGACGTGTGTGCCGTCGACGAGATACTCGTCGAGCGCGCCGTCGAGGAGATCGACGCGAACCCCGAGATCCTCGCGAGCGACCCCCACAGCCTCGCCGACCTGTACGACGACGTGCGTCGCGTCGGCGAAGCGACGGGCCGGACGGAGCGCGCCGCGGAACTGGTCGACTCCCTGCAGTCCCGCGTCGCCGCCGTCGAGGCACGCGCCGCGGAGACGGCCGAGCGCCCCCGCGTCGCCGTGCTGGACTGGATGGAGCCGCCGATGGTGGCCGGCCACTGGGTGCCCGAACTCGTCGAGATCGCGGGCGGCGAGTACGGGCTGGCCGAGCGGGGCGAGCGGTCCCGGCCCCGCGAGTTCACCGAGGTCGCCGCGTACGACCCCGAGGTGCTCGTCGCGGCCCCCTGCGGGTTCGGGCTGGACCGGACGACCGCGAACGCGGCGGAGCTGACCGACCGCGACGAGTGGGACGAGGTCACGGCCGTCCGCGAGGGGCGGGCGTACGCGATGGACGGGAACCACTACATGAACCGGCCGGGCCCGCGGCTGGTCGACACGCTGGAACACCTCGCCGGACTGCTCCACCCCGAGGCGTTCGACCGCCCGCCGGCGGACGTGGCGACGGCGTTCCCGGCGGCCGCGCCGCGGCGATGA